Proteins encoded together in one Microbacterium oxydans window:
- a CDS encoding GntR family transcriptional regulator: MSSIEGVTKHERVRRHLEEVIQQGLAPHEKLPTERDLAESLEVNRQTVRRALDELERDGLVYRLQGAGTFVSASRISKTFELTSFSEDMHLRNMRPGSLSVDVGTASAGQTAGYALNLSPQSPVVRIRRIRTADDIPICLEVCSIAADAVPGLEDGIVGDSLYDDLRTRFHISAVRADQEIHAVVLDEEQAAALQTPPFSPAFLVKRTTYDARSRPIEYAESVYRGDRYSYLVSISRP; this comes from the coding sequence ATGTCGTCGATCGAGGGTGTGACGAAGCACGAGCGGGTGCGCCGGCATCTGGAGGAGGTCATCCAGCAGGGACTGGCCCCGCACGAGAAGCTGCCGACCGAGCGCGACCTCGCCGAGTCGCTCGAGGTGAACCGTCAGACCGTGCGCCGCGCGCTCGATGAGCTGGAGCGGGACGGCCTCGTCTACCGCCTGCAGGGAGCGGGCACGTTCGTGAGCGCCTCGCGCATCAGCAAGACCTTCGAGCTGACCTCGTTCTCGGAGGACATGCATCTGCGCAACATGCGTCCGGGGTCGCTGTCGGTCGACGTCGGCACGGCCTCCGCCGGCCAGACGGCCGGTTACGCGCTGAACCTCAGCCCCCAGTCGCCCGTGGTCCGCATCCGCCGCATCCGCACCGCCGACGACATCCCGATCTGCCTCGAGGTCTGCTCGATCGCCGCCGATGCCGTGCCCGGTCTCGAGGACGGCATCGTGGGCGACTCCCTCTACGACGACCTGCGTACCCGTTTCCACATCTCGGCCGTGCGCGCGGACCAGGAGATCCACGCGGTCGTCCTCGACGAGGAGCAGGCGGCCGCGCTGCAGACGCCGCCGTTCTCGCCCGCCTTCCTGGTGAAGCGCACGACGTACGACGCGCGCAGCCGCCCGATCGAGTACGCCGAGTCGGTGTATCGCGGAGACCGGTACTCGTACCTCGTGTCGATCTCACGCCCCTGA